atttataaatatatttataaataagtaataataatttataaattaactaccgaatttttatttttttataatatatttcataataatattataagatgacaatattttgtttctaatcaaattattctgtaaaatatcaaataaaaatttaattatttccaaaatcgttaaatatttattttttatatatataaaataattttttttataaataaattgtgctTAAATTAACGGTGAGTGGGTGAGGGGCCGAGGAGTTTTCATTACACTCGTGAGAAAGCAGTCTCTTCTAGAAAGCAAAAAGTAACGTTTACGAGCCATTTTGTCGTATACGAAATAGATGAGATGTACTTCACTACACCGTTTGGATTGGAGATGGTTTTACTACCAGATGAACTCATCTGCGAATCCAAACCGGGGCTAAAAGAAGGTGGCTCTAAATTCATTGTCGCCCTTGGTGTGCTTTCttccaacaaaaaaacaaaatgttccTTTTTTCCCCATAAATAGAACATATTGCGGTTACACCCCATCTCTCTTCATCCAATCTAGGAGGGAGAATCCTATCACAACCCCTCACTCGAAGAGTCCATACCAATCAACGTACTATTAATGGATAGATCATTcaattccaaataaaataactcCAACACCAAACATGCAGAGAAAAGTTGGAGTTAGTGGTCACTCAAAGCTTGAGTCTACAAAAGACTCCGACTCTATTTAGAGTTGTGGATTCCAACTCGTTGGAGTCAGGCCTTCCTTTGTTTGACACTAGCTACCAATAAAAGGAgcatttttgaaacaaaaaagaagttATCTGCATAGTTTGGGATATAGTCCACAAGTGGACTGCTATGTTTGTTCAGCATTTAGCAAGCTTTGATGATGTTGTATGTGTGCCTTACTTCTAATTGATTGCCACACCATCTTTGCAAGGAAAACTTATATGAATTCCCTATATTTGCAAAAATCAGCAATAGGGGGAATAGTTTGGACTGTTCAAGATCTATACCAAGTGAGGTTGGATCTAGATATGGATAGTTTGAATTTGCAGGATCATATCTTGAATATGATGGGGATTGTAGAATTTAGAATAAGGAAAGTGTTTGAAATTGTATTTTCATTGATTTGAATATATTTCATGTACAGACTATTTAAAGGCAAATTGATGCATAACAGATGTCGTCAATTGTGCCTATGAGttacaaattcaaatttcaaaatagctAAACTTTAggctctaggattgattacTTCTCCTGATTATTTGCCTCAATATTCTGCATGTTGATTTTGTGGTTGACTTGATCCTCGACACGCCCCCGCAATCTCAAGGGAAGTTCGCAGACATTAAGATTGAACCGAATATGTGTAAACCGGTTAGTAGTTAGAGGTTTGGTAAGTAAGTTAGCAATATGATCTTTAGTGGACAGAAACTTGACTTGTAGCTTTCCAATTTTGACAAGATCACGCACAAAGTGGATGTCTATCTCAATGTGCTTCGTCCGAGCATGAAAAATAGAATTTTCAGAAAGATATGTTGCACCAATATTGTCACACCAAATAATGGGTTGATGTGTAGTTTGAATACCAAGTTCAGCCGAAAGTTTTTGTAACCATTGTAATTCGGTTGCAACATTAGCAAGGGCTTTGTACTTAGCCTCTGTGATGTTTCGAGTGGTTGTGGCTTGCTGCTTACAACTCCATGAGATTAGACTTGATCTGAGATAAATACAATAGGCACCAACTGACCAACGATCATCAGGATCTCCTGCCCAATCACTATTTGCAAATGCCTGAAAATTTAATGATGATGAATTTGGCAAGAATAGTCCAAAGGAAATTGTGTTTTTTAAGTAGAGCAAAATGCGCTTTACAGCTTTCCAATGAGGATCTTTTGGGTCATGCATAAATTTGCTGACATGATGAACTGCAAATGCTATATCCGGATGAGTGAAAGAGAGATAATGAAGACTTCCTACAATGCTTCTGAACAGATTTTTGTGCCATAGACTGAGTGGTAGATGGACAGCAGAGAAGGCATGGTGTGGTTTAGGATTCAAGCAAGCAAAGAAGGAGTAGATACCATTTTTAAGCGGACCTTAGTGAAGGACGTTCCCCAGGTAATcctttataagaaaaatatactcGTGAAACTAAAAGTATACATTATTGTCTTTACAAAATTGATTGACAAATAGTAAGTTCTTTTGAATTTCAGGAACAAGAAGAATCTGTTATAGTAGAAAACATTTAGAAATAGTTGAGAGAGTAGAGGAACCAGTAATAGTAATTCTCAGACTTGCACCGTTGCCAACTTGAATTTGTTCTATGCCATCATAATCATCATTGCGTAGGGTCAGGTTGGTCATCTCATTGGTGAGATGATGTGTTGCTCCCATATCTAGATGCCAATCATTATCAGCAGATTGATTGTTGGCTGCAACCATAGCTTGCATTTGTCTATTAGCAGGTTGATCAATATAAGTAATATCGAACTTGTGATAACACTTCTTGGTAGTGTGTCCTGGTTTGTCACAAACTTGACAATAAGTGGGCTCTTGATTAAACTATCCTAGGCCAGCATGATAAGAGGTGGAGTTACCAGAATTAGATCCACCACGATAGTTACCACGCCCCGCCTAGCCCTCGAAAGCCTCCACAACCTCGAGGTGTAAAAGTAGTTTGCTGGCGAGTAGACATATTAGCAGATCCATTGACAATAAGATAGGTTGAATTATTGGCGACAATTCGAGCCTCAGTTGTTAACAACAAGGAATAGAGCTATTCTAGAGTGACAGAGTCCTTTTTAGCAGTAACAATAGTGACCAATGAGTCATAGTCGTGGCCAAGTCCAGCAAGAATATATGTGATCACATCATCACATAACAAAGTTTAGCCTGCAATTTCCAATTCATTAGTGATCTTCTTTACACTGAAGAAATAATCAGTGGCTATCTGGGAACCTTTGCATATATTAGAAAGTTGAGAGTGAAGATGGACAACATGAGCTTTCGATTGAGAAGTAGAGGTTTGTTCAAGAGCATGCCAGACATCATAGGATGTACGCTGAGAGGAAATCTAAGCCACAATAGGCTCAGTTAGTGTGGACATAATAGCACTCAGGATGAGAGTATCTTGACGAATCCACTGAGCATGCGTAGGATTGGGAGAAGGAGAAATCGAGTCACTGGCAATGCAGGGAAGAGTGGCAGGGGGTTTGAGAATGGTTCCATCAATGTAACCAAATAAATCAAGGCCAAGAAGATAAGAGATCATTTGAGCTTTCCATGTAGAATAGTTGTCTTTGGTTAATTTGTGGATATTGACAGCAGGCGGGGTGAAAAAGGTGGGAAGAGtagtaaaatttgaagaattggaAGAAGCCATCTTAGACGTTAGTTGATTGGTTCAgtctgataccatgtagaatttaaaataaggaaagtgtttgaaattgtatttttattgatttgaatGTATATCATGTACAGACTATTTAAAGGCAAATTGATGCATAATAGATGTCATGAATTGTGCCTTTGagttacaaatttaaattttaaaatagctaAACTTTAGGCTTCAGGATTAATGACTTCTCCTGATTATTTGCCTCAATATTCTACATGCTGATTTTGTGGTTGACTTGGTCCTTGACAAATAGGGATTGATGAAAGTAATAGGTTTAGAGGTTGATAGTAGTAGTTGTAGTAGTAGatacaataataaaagaaatacgAAAAAAATTAGGTACGGGGAGAGAGAAGGGtgaatatatgtaaaaataaaaggaggaATGAGTGATGCACTTATGGTGATGGGTGAGGGAagattgagataaaatgagaaaacaaacaaagccaTTGTTACAAGCTTTTTACATTAATCTTGAATATACAACAGACAGTCAAAGTGTTAGGGATCTCGATCTAGTCCCTGTATATTGTGTTGTCCTCGCCTTGGTTCTCCTTGTGATGACCAATTGCCTTAGCCCTCTTGCTTGAACTTTGAACAATAATGACAATGTATGATGGTAATGATGAGTTCCTAGGTTGATGATGGTAATGTGTTTAGTggtgaaatgatgatgatgatgaattcgGGTGATCTAAGGGATGAATAagggtgtttgatgcaatgtggaaGGCTAGAAGGCTGCCCTTAATGTTGGGGCCacttggatgatgattatggtTGGTAGCGTGAAGTGTAACTagggttttgtgtggtggctaAGGATGATTTCGAGATTGGAAGAGTTAGCTTAGAGTTGTAGTGTAGGATGagatgctagggtttgagaaTGATGTGGAAGagtgatgctagggtttggaaggTATTTGAATGAGTATGTGGTTGTTCCTAGAGTTTAGGaatttggagatggaagataggGTTTGAATATGGCAAGATAGGATTTGGATATAGTagatgagatttgaatatggtaAGATAAGATTTGGATATGGTAGATGGGATTTGAATATGGCACGATGATGGAAGTCTTTAGTTGACTAGATGGATTGGAAGAATAGAGAGATTTTAGGGATTGGTTGAGTGATTGGAGGGATTGAGTGATTCAAGAGAAGTTTCTAGAATTAAGGGATGTGATTGAGATGAGTcaacttttctaaaattaaggaagttgccaagTGAGACTCTTGAGGGATGGCTATAGTTTATGGAAGACAAGTGTTTCGGTTAGGGTTTATGGAGATTATAGAGGCTAGGTATGGTAAGTGGCTTATTATGGAAAGATGGAGACAAGGGGATTTCGGCTAGGTCAAATTGGATGGATGAAGTGGTTTATGGAAAGTTTGACAAACTTATGGAAAGTTTGACAAACACAATGGTGGTCAAGTATATGGTATGGAATGGATCGAATGAACAATGAAATGGATGAACACGCATGAACATTTAATAACACGATGATGAACAACTTCAACACCAATTCAAGAATGcacaaaaatgaaaggaaactTCTCATATATTGGATAAACTAGAATCACACCTATCCACAGATTTCAAGGTGGTGAAACAAAGATAGATAAATGGACAACACCTATTCACGAGTTGCAAAGTGTTAATCCTCTCCTTGGGTTCACGGATGTAACTCAAGTAGCCCAAGTGCAAAAGCACCAAAGTGTTCACAAGAACAAGCCAAACCGTTCCACCTAGGGAAAAATGTCAAATGATCAAAAGTTTTCAACTAAatgactaagggtcctatttatagagattacaaagtggaaacccccaataggtcccttgataaaataaataaatgatagtaGTGTGGGGCCCACGGcattggcccttggtggcctaAGCAAGCCCATGGTGGCTTAAGTTGGCCCATGGGCATGGCTGGCATGTTGGTAGGCATGTGGCTGACATGGCCTAGGCATGGCCTGGGCGCTGGCTTGGCTGGCATGGCCCAAGTAAGGTGCCTGGGCACTGTGGTGCACACACGTGGGGCGTGCGTGCTGGGCATTGGGCTGCTGCGCGCAATGGACATGCTGGATGTGCTGCGCGTGTTGGCCTGGTCACTAGCTTCACTGGGCGTCCTGGGCGTGTCATGGCAGGGGCCATGGCATGCCTGTGGGGTTGCTGTGGTGCTGGTAGAGCATGTCAGCCACAGTGCAAGGCCTTGTCCGTAGGGCTGTCAGGGCATGTCGGCAGTAGTGTCGAGGCATGGGCCGTGAGGCTGTCCAGACTTGTCAGTGACAGCATCAAGGCATCAGCCATGGGCCGGCTTATCATGGCTTGGTTGACAGCTTGGTCATGGGACACAAAACATGGAGTCTTGACACAAAGATGCATCGCATCATCTCTAAAAAACGAAAAGCTAGAGCCATGCCGCACTTGGGTGGGGTATATGCATCAAGGGGCTTTAAAGGTGCTATCAAATTCCTGGGGGGAGCATCACTTCCTTACCAAACAGACatatagtattttcctttagGTAATGAGATGACAATTCGAATTTCAAAATCTTCTTGAGCTTTCTCCATTAACTTGACGCATCACCTTCAATCGGATCTTACAAATCTCCTTGTTTGCCTTCTAAGTAAAATAATTGGgaggtgtttattgatgaaGGTACAAGAGTACTACTAGACCCTATCATCCGTCTTAATTAACACCAGATTATGAATTATGTTCTTCCATCTTTCAGTCATATcctctttttaaaagaaaaatattgcatCATATTTTTCCTTGGCCGGGGGAGGAAAAATATATGTCCTCTTTTgaggaaaaaacaaataaagggtAATGACCCAAACAatgcttttaaaaaagagaaatgctatgcctacttaagaaaaatacaaGGAAGCAAcggaaaaacaaaacataaggaaaataaaataaagaaacagaAAAGCATCACAGTTACTGAGATTAATGACTCGGACACTGctcaaaagaaagaaggaaaaaagaagaaaaaataaagaaattggaATTTATTGTTCATTAGTAGGGGGGAAAagcacatgattttttttttttttaataatttcccCACGTCACAAAAGAAATGATCAGAAAACAAGGTAGGACGAGAGATGCTACTGAAAGAGAGGATACGATATCAAACTCCCATATAACACCGACCAACAAAACCATCAAAAAAACAGAGGACAAAAGCCAAACGAAAgccttctctttttttcccttgcGTGGACAATTTAGTAAACAAATATAATAGCAATGAACAAGCTCTAAACCTAATCCTTGTACTTCATCTCGGACATCAGGAAGCCGGGCATGTCAAACAAGGCTGAGAACTTCTCAACATCAGCCTTGAGACTCTCAATGTCCTTGTTGTTAACCAGGCCCTTGTTGAAGTCCTTCAATAACTTTCCATACTGCTTTTGGATGCTCAAAGTGATAGTCACTGACCGGTGAAGGAACTCTCCTATCTGTTCGAAGTCCTTCTCCACCAACCCTCTTGAAGTCATGGCCGGGGTACCTGCCAGAAAACACTCACTGTTACTTATCCATGACAGAAAAAGGATGCCCAACAATTAAAATACGAACAACAACTGCAATTCATATTATCAcgtgaaaggaaaataaaaataaaaaaatgaaaaccataACCAAAGAAGCCTGATTGCATGAACAAACTGTCCCAAGAATGTCGTTTTATATCAATGGTAATTTCAGTTATCAAACTTTCATACAAGTCAAGTTCTCTTTAAAAGTCATTCTACCAAGGTATGCATACAACCGTTAAAAGAGTAGTATTTAAAGACATCTTAACCTCGGAGTAACATCACAATTTTTCATGAATACTTTCATTTCCTCTCCAAGTTAATCACTAAAAAACCGTTAAAATAAAACTAGTTTATCTGGTAGTTCTCACCAATTCGTACTCCTCCCGGAGCCAAAGCACTGCTATCACCAAACACAGCATTCTTGTTCACGGTGATATTGCACAAGTCACAAAGCTTCTCGACCTTATTGCCTGCAGAACACCATTAACATATTAGAATTGTATTAGTGGAACCAATGCTCACAAAAGTTACATTTACTAGactaaaatatcatttcttttaccAGTCAACCCAAGAGGCCTAAGATCCCACAGGACAAGGTGGTTCTCAGTTCCTCCGGTGACAAGCTTGTATCCCTTGCTCATCAGGTAGTTTCCAAGGGCAACTGCATTGGCCTTGACCTGTTTGGCATAGACCTTGAACCCAGGTGACGTGGCCTGTTTCAGAGCAACAGCCAAGGCACCAATCTGGTGATTGTGGGGACCACCCTGAAGAGAGGGGAAAACAGAAAAGTTGATCTTGTCTTCAAAGTCGTAAACTGCATCCTCTGGCTGGCCCTTCTTGGCTGGTTTAGGCCCCTTCCTGTAGAAGATCATACCAGCCCTAGGACCCCTCAAGCTCTTGTGGGTTGTGGTGGTAACTATATCGCAGAATTCAAAGGGATTTGCAGCTTCCTAcactcaaaaagaaaagcataTACTTAGACAAGAAACACCTAGGTCTTGAAAAGTTAAGTAGGAACGTAAGATCCATATATAAACGAGAATGCAAATGTTTCAAAGCTCTAATTGATTTGCAATCCAAAGATGCTGTGTAGAAGGGATCCAATAATTGAATGCATTATTTATTTGTAGGATTTGAAATCAAGACTTCGTGCCAAGCTCTGAACATATTTCTGACAAAAAATTCTGAGACTGAATTTAGTTTAACTTACAACTTGACTGTCTGTACAGGACAAAGAGAtcaattaagagaaaaaaaggaagcCTAGTAAAAAGACATTCATAATACCTTCGAGCTCAGCATATTTTGCAAGCAACCAGAATCAATCcgttcacttataaaaaataagattgataagtCATTCACTTATAAACAAATTTCCAAGGATCAAATTGACATCTAACCAAATTACACAGGATAAAGCGCTAACAACAATATATTTCCACATTCATACCCATCTTATCTTTACTTTTTTCTAGAGGGGATGTTACTATGGCAGGTCCGAACTTGCATGTCCACTGCATGAGGCAGTGTAATAGAAAGCACAGCCTTTCAATAGATAGCTACAATCTCCCGGTACAATTATTCCAGATCCGGCACTACAATACCGTCATGAAACCAGACACCCACCCATTTCCTTCCCACAACATACTTTTACGATCTACTAAATCTATAATACAATGCATCCAAAAGCTGAGGAACGAATTCGAATTACATCATTGCAAATGATTGTTAAAAGCGTAAGAACCGTGCAAATGCAGATCTACACAACCAATCGCTAAAAGGTTAGGTTCGCAAACTAACAAATATGCTTGGATTAGAAAATTAACAGATCAAGAATTTGATAAATTCTTCCTTCTTAAAACAACCTAAACGTCACATGCAGATCTAATCCCAGCGAATATAGCAATAACCAATCAAATCACAAAGAGATCAAAAGATATcagcaataaaaaataaaagatcatatACCTGAGCAGCAACAAGACCACTAATGTGAGCCATGTCACAAAGCAACAGCGCGCCGCACTTGTCGGCGACAGAGCGGAACTTGGCGTAATCCCAGTCCCTGGGATAAGCACTCCCACCGCAAATGATCAACTTGGGCCTGAAATCCAAGGCTTTCTCCTCCAACTTATCGTAATCGATATACCCAGTGGTGGAATTCACCTTGTAGGGTAGACTCTCGAAGTAAATCGAGGTAGCGGAGATCTTCTTCCCTCCGGAGGTGTAGTAGCCATGGGTGAGGTGACCGCCGGAAGGAAGATCCAAACCCATGATGCGGTCGTGGGGTTGGAGCACGGCCGTGTAGGCAGCAAAGTTAGCAGGTGAGCCGGAGTAGGGCTGGACATTGACGCCCCACTTGGTGGGATCGAGGTGGAAGGCCTGGAGGGCACGAGACCTGCAAAGGTTCTCGATCTCGTCGATGAACTCGTTACCTCCATAGTAACGGTTACCGGGCATGCCCTCAGAGTACTTGTTGGTTAAGGCGCTGCCGAGGGCCTCGATGACGGCGAAGGAGGTGAAGTTCTCCGAGGCGATAAGCTCAATGCCGCGGCATTGGCGGCGCTTCTCCTTCTCGATGAGGTCATGGATTTCTGGGTCGACGGTTTGGAGAGGCGTGTTTCCCCAATCGTTTACGGGATCCatttcgagagagagagagagagagagtggtacAGAAGAAGGAGAGGAGTGGACAAGGAAATGCTGTGAAATCTGGGTTATAATTATAGGAGTTGCTTCGGCTGGTGAAAGTACCAATTAGCCCTTTTGTTGGTGGGAGTTGGAGTATTAGGTAATTTAGGTGTGCGGAGGTGGCTAGACCACACAAGttggagattttaattttatcccttttttaaatctttatatttaatatccagagtcaatttttttatatctcacgttaagaaaaacaaaaaatgcataTACAACCGTTCTGAGTAGCCTTTGAGAAATCGTTGCCCACGtgaatatgaaaaatcatgTTTCATTTGATGACTCAAACGCCCCTCCCcttctcttcgtcttctccacttCAACCAAGCAGATCCCTTTGTCTTCTCCACCCTTGGTTGTCTCCACGAAGCCAACATCGAAGACCACTTCATCATCTCCACTCAGAGAAACCCCTTTCTCTTCTCTACTTAGATCTGGTCTCCACGAAGCCACCATCGAAGCTCCCTTCGTCTTCTTCACTTACCCACGAAGCTAACCTCTTTGTCTTCTACACTCAGAGCTGGTTTGCTCAAAACCCCTTCGTTTCTCCACTCAGATCTAGTTTCCATGAACCTACGATAGAAACCATCAAAGCCCCCTTCGATTAATCCACTCAAAGCTGAAATCTA
Above is a genomic segment from Juglans microcarpa x Juglans regia isolate MS1-56 chromosome 1D, Jm3101_v1.0, whole genome shotgun sequence containing:
- the LOC121252790 gene encoding serine hydroxymethyltransferase 4 — encoded protein: MDPVNDWGNTPLQTVDPEIHDLIEKEKRRQCRGIELIASENFTSFAVIEALGSALTNKYSEGMPGNRYYGGNEFIDEIENLCRSRALQAFHLDPTKWGVNVQPYSGSPANFAAYTAVLQPHDRIMGLDLPSGGHLTHGYYTSGGKKISATSIYFESLPYKVNSTTGYIDYDKLEEKALDFRPKLIICGGSAYPRDWDYAKFRSVADKCGALLLCDMAHISGLVAAQEAANPFEFCDIVTTTTHKSLRGPRAGMIFYRKGPKPAKKGQPEDAVYDFEDKINFSVFPSLQGGPHNHQIGALAVALKQATSPGFKVYAKQVKANAVALGNYLMSKGYKLVTGGTENHLVLWDLRPLGLTGNKVEKLCDLCNITVNKNAVFGDSSALAPGGVRIGTPAMTSRGLVEKDFEQIGEFLHRSVTITLSIQKQYGKLLKDFNKGLVNNKDIESLKADVEKFSALFDMPGFLMSEMKYKD